A window of the Streptomyces sp. NBC_01351 genome harbors these coding sequences:
- a CDS encoding glycosyltransferase produces the protein MVSTNYAPEHAGIGPYATQIAEHWADLGHETHVLAGMPHYPAWSVEPEYKGALRRTERRAGVTVHRRAHTVPARQTAVKRALFEGSILLHGAVAPPRMPKPDAILAQMPSLAGGVLAARLAARWKVPYVPVVQDLMGAAAAQSGISGGDKAAAIAGRAEAYALKRATLVGVIHETFVDRVVGMGVDPAKIRLVPNWSHVAQPTKPRDETRHHLGWAPGQTVVLHSGNMGLKQGLEVLVGAARLDPDVRFVLMGDGSQRSALAELAADVPNLDIIPPAADGEFPDILAAADVLAVTQHAAVLDMSVPSKLTSYFQAGRPVVASVAAEGGTAQEVERSGAGVLVPPEDPEALLKAVRILAEDPDGADALGAAGPRHVAAHLSREAGLARIDALMDEALGGPRP, from the coding sequence CTGGTTTCCACGAATTACGCTCCCGAGCACGCGGGGATTGGGCCGTACGCCACCCAGATCGCGGAGCACTGGGCGGATCTCGGCCACGAGACGCACGTGCTCGCGGGCATGCCGCACTACCCGGCGTGGTCGGTCGAGCCGGAGTACAAGGGGGCGCTCCGGCGCACGGAACGGCGCGCGGGGGTCACTGTGCACCGGCGTGCGCACACCGTGCCGGCACGCCAAACCGCCGTGAAGCGGGCCCTGTTCGAAGGATCGATTCTGCTGCACGGCGCCGTGGCCCCGCCCCGGATGCCGAAGCCGGACGCGATCCTCGCCCAGATGCCCAGCCTGGCCGGCGGAGTGCTCGCCGCCCGGCTCGCGGCGCGGTGGAAGGTCCCGTACGTCCCGGTCGTCCAGGACCTGATGGGCGCCGCCGCCGCGCAGAGCGGGATCAGCGGCGGCGACAAGGCCGCCGCGATCGCGGGCCGCGCCGAGGCGTACGCGCTCAAGCGGGCCACGCTGGTCGGCGTCATCCACGAGACCTTCGTGGACCGGGTCGTCGGCATGGGCGTGGACCCGGCGAAGATCCGTCTGGTCCCCAACTGGTCCCACGTGGCGCAGCCCACCAAGCCGCGCGACGAGACCCGCCACCACCTGGGCTGGGCCCCCGGCCAGACCGTCGTCCTGCACTCCGGGAACATGGGGCTCAAGCAGGGCCTCGAAGTCCTCGTGGGCGCCGCCCGCCTGGATCCGGACGTCCGTTTCGTCCTCATGGGCGACGGCAGCCAGCGCTCGGCGCTCGCCGAGCTCGCGGCGGACGTCCCGAACCTCGACATCATCCCCCCTGCCGCCGACGGAGAGTTCCCCGATATCCTCGCGGCGGCGGACGTGCTCGCGGTCACGCAGCACGCCGCCGTACTGGACATGAGCGTGCCGTCGAAACTCACCTCCTACTTCCAGGCCGGCAGGCCCGTGGTCGCCTCCGTGGCGGCCGAGGGCGGAACGGCCCAGGAAGTGGAACGCTCGGGCGCGGGGGTGCTCGTGCCGCCGGAGGACCCCGAGGCCCTGTTGAAGGCCGTACGGATCCTGGCCGAGGACCCCGACGGCGCCGATGCTCTGGGAGCGGCCGGACCCCGCCACGTGGCGGCCCACCTGAGCCGTGAAGCGGGCCTGGCCCGCATCGACGCACTGATGGACGAAGCACTTGGGGGTCCCCGGCCGTGA
- a CDS encoding adenylyltransferase/cytidyltransferase family protein, protein MSDLGGPARRNNARPYRVGYAPGAYDLFHIGHLNILRHARSQCDYLVAGVVSDEMAELAKGRRPMIPLVERLEIVRSVKYVDAAFVETVPDKVETWKQVRFDVIFKGDDWRGTPKGHRLEQDFAAHGVDVVYFPYTVHTSSTQLRRALDALAEAPAPPGQLTAERR, encoded by the coding sequence ATGTCGGACTTGGGTGGGCCCGCGCGGCGAAACAACGCAAGGCCCTACCGGGTCGGTTACGCGCCGGGTGCCTACGATCTATTCCATATAGGACATCTCAATATCCTTCGGCACGCCCGGAGCCAGTGCGACTACCTGGTGGCCGGAGTGGTCTCCGACGAGATGGCCGAACTCGCCAAGGGACGACGGCCGATGATCCCGCTCGTCGAGCGGCTGGAGATCGTCCGCAGCGTGAAGTACGTGGACGCCGCCTTCGTCGAGACCGTCCCGGACAAGGTGGAGACCTGGAAGCAGGTCCGCTTCGACGTCATCTTCAAGGGCGACGACTGGCGCGGCACCCCCAAGGGCCACAGGCTGGAGCAGGACTTCGCCGCCCACGGAGTCGACGTCGTCTACTTCCCGTACACGGTGCACACCTCCAGCACCCAGCTCCGCCGGGCCCTGGACGCGCTTGCCGAGGCCCCCGCGCCCCCCGGCCAGCTCACCGCCGAACGGCGCTGA
- a CDS encoding CBM96 family carbohydrate-binding protein, whose amino-acid sequence MRRSRGLTAALVLSLAGAGTGIGLVLMPQASAITAPVAFTADELPTWQPNGIVWAMAQANGTVFAGGTFSAVRPPEGTAGAEQEAVNFVALDAATGNPTSCKLAFTIGDGTATVRTLAVSKDNKTLYAGGSFGAVNGTPVSSLAAIDIASCTPKASFHPSFPATVRALAVTDDTLYAGGDFTSVEGQTRERFAAIDAGSGALKPFVANVDEPGRAVEVTPDGKNVLLGGDFFTVNGKNSHALAVVDAGTGAVTKTYTNIPSNSVVKDISTDATGFYTGNEGSGGGVFDGRIGLNLSDFSEKWRDRCLGATQFVLPYQGVLYSSSHAHNCETELEFPDGKRHFLLAQPTNHEGAAPAPADGFVRGPGKLGWHPTANDGLGEGIGPRVMAVAEKSDVKYMWVGGEFTLINGKAQQGLTRFASTGDRGAPTSPVVSVGSVKPGEAQVRWRTSYDADDSKLTYRIYRNGSATPAATVTANSLEWERPQASWTDTTVKAGQTYTYRVTATDAAGNTSALSATASATVPTAVHGYPNQVRADGAQMYWRYDDTVSPYVADSSNSGNNSGLQHNAPALRQSPGAISGTSTAMGFNGTSQKLHSDRRQTVGSSFTIETWFKTNSVRGGKLIGFGNNTTRNSGSYDKHIYMTNTGRLVFGVYSGGTKAITTGLFETYNDNKWHHVVATQGPGGMALYVDGQSKGTLNVTTSQAYAGYWHVGGDNLASWPNRPTSNFFAGQLDETAVYPSVLTQAQVKNHFDLATAPTDTVSTVKATEDTYINQGAPSTAYGTSTSLAVRGTSAYESYLRFNLPAAPAGQVLKSASLQFKTTTQTGAGTADTVSVVPVTGTWSGAGTTFNTKPTLGTTPLGSIASVPDGSAVQNVTLDTTALSAVLGSSYSLALTSTGTDPLWLWSSESTAAEGAPQLVLTFGAK is encoded by the coding sequence ATGCGTAGATCCAGAGGGCTGACTGCTGCCCTCGTCCTGTCACTGGCCGGTGCCGGCACCGGAATAGGCCTGGTGCTGATGCCGCAGGCGTCCGCCATCACGGCGCCAGTGGCGTTCACCGCCGACGAGCTGCCCACGTGGCAGCCGAACGGCATCGTCTGGGCGATGGCCCAGGCCAACGGCACCGTCTTCGCCGGCGGCACCTTCTCCGCCGTGCGCCCGCCCGAGGGCACCGCCGGGGCCGAGCAGGAGGCCGTGAACTTCGTCGCGCTGGACGCCGCGACGGGCAACCCCACCTCCTGCAAGCTGGCCTTCACCATCGGCGACGGCACCGCGACCGTGCGCACGCTGGCCGTCTCGAAGGACAACAAGACCCTCTACGCGGGCGGCTCCTTCGGCGCCGTCAACGGCACCCCGGTCTCCAGCCTCGCCGCGATCGACATCGCGAGCTGCACCCCCAAGGCCTCGTTCCACCCGAGCTTCCCCGCCACCGTGCGCGCGCTCGCCGTCACCGACGACACCCTGTACGCGGGCGGCGACTTCACCTCCGTCGAGGGCCAGACGCGCGAGCGGTTCGCCGCGATCGACGCCGGCTCCGGAGCGCTGAAGCCGTTCGTCGCCAACGTGGACGAGCCGGGCCGCGCGGTCGAGGTCACCCCCGACGGCAAGAACGTGCTGCTCGGCGGCGACTTCTTCACGGTCAACGGCAAGAACAGCCACGCCCTGGCCGTGGTCGACGCCGGCACCGGCGCGGTCACCAAGACCTACACCAACATCCCGTCGAACTCGGTCGTCAAGGACATCTCCACCGACGCCACCGGCTTCTACACGGGCAACGAGGGCTCCGGCGGCGGTGTCTTCGACGGCCGCATCGGCCTGAACCTGAGCGACTTCAGCGAGAAGTGGCGCGACCGCTGCCTCGGCGCGACCCAGTTCGTGCTGCCGTACCAGGGAGTGCTCTACAGCTCCTCGCACGCGCACAACTGCGAGACCGAGCTGGAGTTCCCCGACGGCAAGCGGCACTTCCTGCTGGCCCAGCCGACCAACCACGAAGGCGCCGCCCCCGCGCCCGCGGACGGCTTCGTCCGCGGCCCCGGCAAGCTCGGCTGGCACCCCACGGCCAACGACGGACTCGGCGAGGGCATCGGCCCGCGCGTCATGGCCGTGGCCGAGAAGAGCGACGTCAAGTACATGTGGGTCGGCGGTGAGTTCACCCTCATCAACGGCAAGGCCCAGCAGGGCCTGACCCGCTTCGCCTCCACCGGCGACCGCGGCGCGCCCACCAGCCCGGTGGTCAGCGTCGGCAGCGTCAAGCCCGGCGAGGCCCAGGTCCGCTGGCGCACCAGCTACGACGCGGACGACAGCAAGCTGACGTACCGCATCTACCGCAACGGCTCGGCCACCCCGGCCGCCACCGTCACCGCGAACTCGCTGGAGTGGGAGCGCCCCCAGGCCTCCTGGACCGACACCACGGTCAAGGCCGGCCAGACGTACACCTACCGCGTGACCGCAACCGACGCGGCGGGCAACACCAGCGCCCTGTCGGCCACCGCCTCGGCGACGGTCCCGACCGCGGTCCACGGGTACCCGAACCAGGTCCGCGCGGACGGCGCCCAGATGTACTGGCGTTACGACGACACGGTCAGTCCGTACGTCGCCGACTCCTCCAACAGCGGCAACAACAGCGGCCTCCAGCACAACGCCCCGGCCCTGCGCCAGTCGCCCGGCGCCATCTCCGGTACCAGCACCGCGATGGGCTTCAACGGCACGAGCCAGAAGCTGCACAGCGACCGCCGCCAGACGGTCGGCAGCTCCTTCACCATCGAGACCTGGTTCAAGACGAACTCGGTCCGCGGCGGGAAGCTGATCGGCTTCGGCAACAACACCACCCGCAACAGCGGCTCGTACGACAAGCACATCTACATGACCAACACCGGTCGTCTGGTCTTCGGCGTCTACAGCGGCGGGACCAAGGCCATCACCACCGGTCTGTTCGAGACGTACAACGACAACAAGTGGCACCACGTGGTCGCCACCCAGGGCCCCGGCGGCATGGCCCTGTACGTCGACGGCCAGAGCAAGGGCACGCTCAACGTGACCACCTCGCAGGCCTACGCGGGCTACTGGCACGTCGGCGGCGACAACCTCGCCAGCTGGCCGAACCGCCCGACGAGCAACTTCTTCGCCGGGCAGCTCGACGAGACGGCCGTCTACCCGTCGGTGCTCACCCAGGCCCAGGTCAAGAACCACTTCGACCTGGCCACCGCCCCCACCGACACGGTCTCCACGGTCAAGGCGACCGAGGACACCTACATCAACCAGGGCGCCCCGAGCACCGCCTACGGCACGTCCACCTCGCTCGCGGTGCGCGGCACCTCGGCGTACGAGTCGTACCTGCGCTTCAACCTCCCGGCCGCCCCGGCCGGTCAGGTCCTGAAGTCGGCCTCCCTCCAGTTCAAGACCACGACGCAGACGGGCGCCGGCACCGCCGACACGGTGTCCGTGGTCCCGGTCACCGGCACCTGGAGCGGCGCGGGCACCACCTTCAACACCAAGCCCACGCTCGGCACCACCCCGCTCGGCAGCATCGCGAGCGTGCCGGACGGCTCCGCGGTCCAGAACGTCACGCTGGACACCACCGCGCTCTCCGCGGTGCTGGGCAGCAGCTACAGCCTGGCCCTGACGAGCACGGGCACCGACCCGCTGTGGCTCTGGTCCTCGGAGTCCACCGCGGCGGAGGGCGCCCCGCAGCTGGTGCTCACCTTCGGCGCGAAGTAG
- a CDS encoding glycosyltransferase, which yields MSTGSSLRVLHAVTLHSPSHAFGGPVRVALNLAKGLRARGHEARLLALGEGFGEPWPTEVEGVPAELFPARRLLPLGFSGMTSPALLASAGRLVREADVVHVHLARDLVTLPVALAALRAGKPLVLQTHGMVDPSEKLLAKVLDAVAVRRVLRGADAVLYLTPYEREGLDAVVGMPLARAVRLVNGTPAQEERPPLSGPPRILYSARLQARKRPVDFVDAAPAVLAVHPDAHFVVAGPDEGELAGVRARIDALGLASRFTVPGALSSGEVLAELRRAHVYVLPSVDEPFPMSVLEALSVGVPSVVTRSNGLARDVEGAGAGRVVDPGAEGVASAVLALLDPAANRSASGAARELAGAAFSMDSVLDTLLPVYEGALRG from the coding sequence GTGAGTACGGGTTCGAGCCTCCGGGTCCTGCACGCCGTCACCCTGCACTCCCCCTCGCACGCCTTCGGCGGGCCGGTCCGGGTCGCGCTGAACCTGGCCAAGGGGCTGCGGGCGCGCGGTCACGAGGCGCGGCTGCTGGCGCTCGGCGAGGGCTTCGGGGAGCCGTGGCCGACGGAGGTGGAAGGGGTCCCCGCGGAGCTGTTCCCGGCCCGCCGGCTGCTGCCGCTCGGCTTCAGCGGGATGACCTCGCCCGCGCTGCTGGCCTCGGCCGGCCGCCTGGTGCGGGAGGCCGACGTGGTCCACGTCCACCTGGCGCGGGACCTGGTGACCCTGCCGGTGGCCCTGGCGGCGCTGCGGGCCGGCAAGCCGCTGGTGCTGCAGACCCACGGGATGGTGGACCCGAGCGAGAAGCTGCTGGCGAAGGTGCTGGACGCGGTGGCCGTACGCCGGGTGCTGCGCGGCGCGGACGCCGTGCTGTACCTGACCCCGTACGAACGGGAGGGCCTGGACGCGGTGGTGGGCATGCCGCTGGCGCGGGCCGTACGGCTCGTGAACGGGACCCCGGCGCAGGAGGAGCGGCCCCCGCTGAGCGGCCCTCCCCGCATCCTGTACTCGGCGCGCCTGCAGGCCCGCAAGCGGCCGGTGGACTTCGTGGACGCGGCGCCGGCCGTGCTGGCCGTGCACCCGGACGCGCACTTCGTGGTCGCGGGCCCGGACGAGGGCGAGCTGGCGGGCGTACGCGCGCGCATCGACGCCCTGGGTCTCGCGTCCCGCTTCACCGTCCCGGGCGCGCTGTCGAGCGGGGAGGTTCTGGCGGAGCTGCGGCGCGCCCACGTGTACGTACTGCCCTCGGTGGACGAGCCGTTCCCGATGTCGGTGCTCGAGGCGCTGTCGGTGGGCGTGCCGTCGGTGGTGACGCGCTCCAACGGGCTGGCGCGTGACGTGGAGGGGGCGGGGGCCGGGCGGGTCGTGGACCCGGGTGCGGAGGGTGTCGCGTCGGCGGTGCTGGCCCTGCTGGACCCTGCGGCCAACCGCTCCGCTTCGGGGGCGGCGCGCGAGCTGGCCGGGGCCGCCTTCTCGATGGACTCGGTCCTGGACACGCTGCTGCCGGTGTACGAAGGGGCCCTGCGGGGCTAG
- a CDS encoding Gfo/Idh/MocA family protein encodes MSSVVTLAVVGAGDRGTGHARWALARPDRARVVAVAEPRAVRRDRFAADHALDAGAAVADWRELAARGRIADAVLICTLDRDHLEPALAFAALGYHIMLEKPMALTEEECRRIAAAVEEAGVTLAVGHVLRYTPYTRALKQVVDSGRLGEVVSVQHLEPVGFWHQAHSFVRGNWRREDEATTMLMAKSCHDLDWLQYVLGQPPVRVSSFGRLSHFRPENRPSGAADRCLDCAVETTCAYSAKREYGDRLARGEHGWPLGVVVDEFAPGALETALREGPYGRCVYACDNDVVDHQVVAMEFASGATATFTMTAFTEQADRQTRVFGTRGELRGDGRQLRVYDFLTRTEELIDLATGGSMDAAGGHGGGDAGLMASFVAAVATGDRTLVKSGPRESLISHLTVLAAERARLAGTVETIRPD; translated from the coding sequence ATGTCCTCCGTCGTCACCCTCGCAGTCGTCGGCGCCGGAGACCGGGGCACCGGTCACGCCCGCTGGGCGCTGGCCCGTCCGGACCGGGCCCGGGTCGTCGCGGTCGCCGAGCCGCGCGCGGTCCGGCGGGACCGGTTCGCGGCCGACCACGCACTGGACGCCGGGGCGGCGGTGGCGGACTGGCGGGAGCTGGCGGCCCGCGGCCGGATCGCGGACGCGGTGCTCATCTGCACGCTGGACCGGGACCACCTGGAACCGGCCCTGGCCTTCGCCGCGCTCGGCTACCACATCATGCTGGAGAAGCCGATGGCCCTCACCGAGGAGGAGTGCCGTCGCATCGCGGCGGCGGTGGAGGAGGCCGGGGTGACCCTCGCGGTGGGCCACGTCCTGCGCTACACGCCCTACACGCGGGCGCTGAAGCAGGTCGTCGACTCGGGCCGGCTCGGGGAGGTCGTCAGCGTCCAGCACCTGGAACCCGTCGGCTTCTGGCATCAGGCCCACTCCTTCGTCCGGGGCAACTGGCGGCGCGAGGACGAGGCCACCACCATGCTGATGGCCAAGTCCTGCCACGACCTGGACTGGCTGCAGTACGTGCTCGGGCAGCCGCCGGTACGCGTCTCCAGCTTCGGGCGCCTGTCCCACTTCCGGCCCGAGAACAGGCCGTCCGGCGCCGCCGACCGCTGTCTGGACTGCGCGGTGGAGACGACCTGCGCGTACTCCGCCAAGCGCGAGTACGGGGATCGGCTCGCGCGCGGCGAGCACGGCTGGCCGCTCGGCGTGGTCGTCGACGAGTTCGCCCCGGGGGCCCTGGAGACCGCCCTGCGGGAGGGCCCGTACGGGCGGTGCGTGTACGCCTGCGACAACGACGTGGTCGACCACCAGGTGGTGGCCATGGAGTTCGCCTCCGGAGCCACCGCCACCTTCACGATGACCGCCTTCACCGAACAGGCGGACCGCCAGACCCGCGTATTCGGCACCCGAGGCGAACTGCGCGGCGACGGCAGGCAGCTGAGGGTCTACGACTTCCTCACGCGCACCGAGGAGCTGATCGACCTCGCCACCGGCGGGTCGATGGACGCCGCCGGCGGCCACGGCGGCGGCGACGCCGGGCTGATGGCCTCCTTCGTCGCGGCCGTGGCCACCGGCGACCGGACCCTGGTGAAGTCCGGCCCGCGGGAGTCCCTGATCAGCCACCTGACCGTCCTGGCCGCCGAACGGGCCCGACTCGCGGGCACCGTGGAGACCATCCGGCCGGACTAG
- a CDS encoding WcaF family extracellular polysaccharide biosynthesis acetyltransferase, translated as MRDLPAFTLAGYDKGRGRLTQALWFAVMNTLFMSWFCPARLRVALLRAFGAKIGEGVLIRHRVRVLWPWKLTVGDHTWIGEGAWLLNLEPVTIGANVCLSQEALLCTGSHDHRAADFRYRNAPITVEDGAWVAVRATVLAGVTVGRCAVAGAGSVVHRDLPELTLQTQDGRRRPVKEPK; from the coding sequence TTGCGTGACCTTCCTGCCTTCACGCTGGCCGGATACGACAAGGGGCGCGGGCGGCTGACGCAGGCGCTCTGGTTCGCCGTGATGAACACGCTGTTCATGAGCTGGTTCTGCCCGGCGCGGCTGCGGGTCGCGCTGCTGCGGGCCTTCGGGGCGAAGATCGGCGAGGGCGTGCTGATCCGCCACCGGGTGCGGGTGCTGTGGCCCTGGAAACTCACGGTCGGGGACCACACCTGGATCGGCGAGGGCGCCTGGCTGCTGAACCTGGAGCCGGTGACGATCGGCGCGAACGTGTGCCTCTCGCAGGAAGCCCTGCTGTGCACCGGCTCGCACGACCACCGGGCCGCCGACTTCCGCTACCGCAACGCCCCGATCACCGTCGAGGACGGCGCGTGGGTCGCGGTGCGGGCTACCGTGCTGGCCGGGGTGACCGTGGGCCGCTGCGCGGTCGCGGGAGCGGGCTCGGTCGTGCACCGGGACCTGCCCGAGCTGACCCTGCAGACCCAGGACGGGCGGCGCCGCCCGGTCAAGGAGCCGAAGTGA
- a CDS encoding lipopolysaccharide biosynthesis protein codes for MIETNRPAAAPAEDEPDLLRDQFRQLLRYRRLIGAGIGIGLLGGVYLGVSTADTYVATADVVLRAPTDDPFNPSLAPDKAINIGSERQVALSSSIANEAAKKLGVSPSGFAALRSGLQVTNPPQTMVLRFTYTASSPKEAAKRANAMTEAYLLKRQESLDATRDRMVKGYQEQRDPISKQLDDLAKQINAMPAGPARDAAYSSKTDLQSKVNTLSGNISKLQALDMTPGRVTSSATAPAGADGPGIVMSLALGAAVGLALGLLAAWVRLVFDPAPRSEGDVARALRAPVLGYLPRDKTGGGPMLAAGEADPRLAEEYRSVAFRLAYDSRFADRRRLLVVAPRGSSEIAAAVAVNLAASFAETGKDVLLIEADLRTPVLASQLPTDSSGRPRWSQAQGGAAAGKSGPQHGDAEWPDGRQLVVDAGESGAFDLIPGQRVRNVARALTSARATRLVSEADSPNATVVVLAPPVLSYADALALVDRVDGVLVVCDPRAVHRSDLSRIRELISGAGGTVLGAVLHAPLPGEKRGRGKDRDGAAAAEPAAASATRAQPQPQPLAYEVDEQHIPGDGTDTVALRTVRPGRR; via the coding sequence GTGATCGAGACGAACCGCCCTGCAGCGGCCCCGGCCGAGGACGAACCCGACCTCCTCCGGGATCAGTTCCGACAGCTCCTGCGCTACCGCCGGCTCATCGGCGCCGGCATCGGGATCGGGCTGCTGGGCGGCGTCTACCTCGGTGTCTCCACGGCCGACACCTACGTCGCGACCGCCGACGTGGTGCTGCGGGCGCCCACCGACGACCCGTTCAACCCGAGCCTGGCCCCCGACAAGGCGATCAACATCGGCTCGGAGCGCCAGGTCGCGCTCAGCTCCTCCATAGCCAACGAGGCGGCGAAGAAGCTCGGCGTCTCCCCCTCCGGTTTCGCCGCCCTGCGCAGCGGACTGCAGGTGACCAACCCGCCGCAGACGATGGTGCTCCGCTTCACCTACACCGCGTCCTCCCCGAAGGAGGCCGCCAAGCGGGCCAACGCGATGACCGAGGCGTACCTGCTCAAGCGGCAGGAGTCCCTCGACGCGACCCGCGACAGGATGGTCAAGGGCTACCAGGAGCAGCGCGACCCGATCTCCAAGCAGCTCGACGACCTCGCGAAGCAGATCAACGCGATGCCGGCGGGTCCCGCGCGCGACGCGGCGTACTCCTCCAAGACCGACCTGCAGAGCAAGGTCAACACGCTCAGCGGCAACATCTCCAAGCTCCAGGCCCTCGACATGACCCCGGGCCGGGTCACCAGCTCGGCGACCGCGCCCGCCGGGGCCGACGGCCCCGGCATCGTGATGTCGCTCGCCCTCGGCGCCGCCGTGGGCCTCGCGCTCGGTCTGCTGGCCGCCTGGGTCCGGCTCGTCTTCGACCCGGCGCCGCGCTCCGAGGGCGACGTGGCCCGGGCCCTGCGGGCTCCCGTACTCGGCTACCTGCCGCGGGACAAGACGGGCGGCGGGCCGATGCTCGCGGCCGGCGAGGCCGATCCGCGGCTCGCCGAGGAGTACCGCTCGGTGGCCTTCCGGCTCGCCTACGACTCCCGCTTCGCCGACCGGCGCCGCCTCCTCGTCGTCGCCCCGCGCGGCAGCAGCGAGATCGCCGCCGCGGTCGCCGTGAACCTCGCCGCCTCCTTCGCGGAGACCGGCAAGGACGTGCTGCTCATCGAGGCCGACCTGCGCACCCCGGTGCTGGCCAGCCAGCTCCCCACCGACTCGAGCGGCCGGCCGCGCTGGAGCCAGGCACAGGGCGGCGCGGCCGCCGGGAAGAGCGGCCCTCAGCACGGGGACGCCGAGTGGCCCGACGGGCGCCAGCTCGTCGTGGACGCCGGGGAGTCCGGCGCCTTCGACCTGATCCCGGGCCAGCGGGTCCGCAACGTCGCCCGCGCGCTGACCTCCGCGCGCGCCACCCGGCTCGTCTCCGAGGCCGACTCCCCCAACGCCACCGTCGTCGTGCTCGCGCCGCCCGTGCTCTCCTACGCCGACGCCCTGGCCCTCGTGGACCGCGTCGACGGCGTCCTGGTCGTCTGCGACCCGCGCGCGGTGCACCGCTCCGACCTGTCCCGGATCCGCGAGCTCATCAGCGGCGCCGGCGGCACCGTGCTGGGCGCGGTGCTGCACGCGCCGCTGCCCGGTGAGAAGCGCGGCCGGGGCAAGGACCGCGACGGGGCCGCAGCGGCCGAGCCGGCCGCGGCCTCCGCGACGCGGGCCCAGCCGCAGCCCCAGCCGCTCGCGTACGAGGTCGACGAGCAGCACATCCCGGGCGACGGTACGGACACGGTCGCCCTGCGCACCGTCCGTCCGGGCCGGCGGTGA
- the gmd gene encoding GDP-mannose 4,6-dehydratase: MGKTALITGVTGQDGSYLSELLLSKGYTVHGLVRRSSSFNTERIDHIYQDPQTANRSFVLHHADLSDGVALVNLLREIRPDEVYNLGAQSHVRVSFDAPLYTGDVTGLGALRLLEAIRASGVDTRIYQASSSEMFGATPPPQNEGTPFHPRSPYGAAKVFAYWTTVNYREAYDMFAVNGILFNHESPRRGETFVTRKITRAVARIKAGLQEKLYLGNLDAVRDWGYAPEYVDAMWRMLQQDEPTDYVVATGVAATVREFVEASFTHAGLDWNEHVRYDPKYERPSEVDALIGDASKAQELLGWKPTVLVAELAQIMVDADIRQVEDQLAGATVRIDR; the protein is encoded by the coding sequence ATGGGCAAGACCGCACTGATCACCGGCGTCACCGGACAGGACGGCTCGTACCTGTCCGAACTGCTGCTCTCCAAGGGCTACACGGTGCACGGGCTCGTGCGGCGGTCCTCCAGCTTCAACACGGAGCGCATCGACCACATCTACCAGGACCCGCAGACCGCCAACCGGTCCTTCGTCCTGCACCACGCCGACCTCTCCGACGGCGTCGCCCTGGTGAACCTGCTCCGTGAGATACGCCCCGACGAGGTCTACAACCTCGGCGCGCAGTCGCATGTCCGGGTGTCCTTCGACGCCCCGCTCTACACCGGCGACGTGACCGGCCTCGGCGCGCTGCGCCTGCTGGAGGCCATCCGGGCCAGCGGTGTCGACACCCGCATCTACCAGGCCTCGTCCTCCGAGATGTTCGGCGCCACCCCGCCCCCGCAGAACGAGGGGACCCCGTTCCACCCGCGCAGCCCCTACGGCGCCGCGAAGGTGTTCGCGTACTGGACCACGGTGAACTACCGCGAGGCGTACGACATGTTCGCCGTCAACGGGATCCTCTTCAACCACGAGTCCCCGCGCCGCGGAGAGACCTTCGTGACCCGCAAGATCACCCGCGCGGTGGCCCGCATCAAGGCAGGCCTCCAGGAGAAGCTCTACCTCGGCAACCTCGACGCCGTCCGTGACTGGGGCTACGCCCCCGAGTACGTGGACGCGATGTGGCGGATGCTCCAGCAGGACGAGCCCACCGACTACGTGGTCGCCACCGGTGTCGCCGCGACCGTCCGGGAGTTCGTCGAGGCCTCCTTCACCCACGCCGGTCTCGACTGGAACGAGCACGTGCGCTACGACCCCAAGTACGAGCGCCCCAGCGAGGTCGACGCCCTCATTGGAGACGCCTCCAAGGCCCAGGAGTTGCTCGGCTGGAAGCCGACGGTCCTGGTCGCGGAACTGGCCCAGATCATGGTGGACGCCGACATCCGCCAGGTCGAGGACCAACTGGCGGGCGCGACGGTCCGCATCGACCGCTGA